A stretch of Lathyrus oleraceus cultivar Zhongwan6 chromosome 6, CAAS_Psat_ZW6_1.0, whole genome shotgun sequence DNA encodes these proteins:
- the LOC127097491 gene encoding uncharacterized protein LOC127097491: MKNELKQKVEENMERCGRVKVTRRSNPLREIEGFLVLLVASRCSIPRLELVLVACIPAFGWFSVAGLVTVAFGMLRQFVALDYVLRLMQLCCNFEIVLNIGMDYGFR; this comes from the exons ATGAAGAATGAATTGAAGCAGAAGGTTGAAGAAAATATGGAAAGATGTGGGAGAGTGAAGGTGACGAGAAGATCCAATCCTTTGAGAGAGATTGAAG GTTTTCTTGTGTTGTTGGTTGCAAGCCGTTGCAGC ATCCCGCGCTTGGAGCTGGTGTTGGTAGCTTGCATACCTGCGTTTGGATGGTTTTCTGTTGCCGGTTTGGTTACCGTTGCATTTGGAATGCTGCGGCAGTTTGTGGCTTTGGATTATGTATTGAGATTAATGCAACTTTGTTGTAACTTTGAAATTGTATTGAACATAGGAATGGATTATGGTTTTCGTTAG